The genomic stretch ACGTTCCTGCGCGCCGCGGTTGCAACCGGTCATGGAGACGCGATCGACCTTGCCGAGCACTTCGCTCGTTCGCATCCGAGCGACCGTCTGCGGCTCGCCAGCTACGAAGCGCGGTCGATGCTGTGCGAAAGTGCGGAAGAGCGCGATGCCTTGTGGCGCGAGGCGGAGGGATCGGGGAGCAGGATGGTTGAAGCGATTGCGCTCAGGAAGCGGGCGATGCTGGCCGCCTAGAATGCGCTGCCAGCCAGCGCATCGATCGCGCCCTGCAGGATGACGGCAGCCGCGTGGCTGTCGATCTTTTCGGCGCGCTTCGCCCGGCTCATGTCCTGCCCGATCATTGCTGCTTCCGCGCTCTGCGTAGACCAGCGTTCGTCCCACAGCAGGACGGGCAGGACAAATGCCTCGGCGAGGTTGCGGGCATAGGCACGGCTCGCCTGGCACCGCGGTCCCTCGCTGCCGTCCATGTTGCGGGGCAATCCGATGACGACGCCGGCCAAGCTGCGCTCTTCGATCAGCTTGCCCAGCACTTCACGATCGCGACCCCATTTGCCGCGCGCAATGGTTTTGCCCGCAGTGGCAAAGCGCCAGCCTGCGTCGCACGTCGCAATTCCAACGGTCTTGGTGCCGAGATCGATTCCGAGCAGAGCGCCACCATCAGGCAGACGCTCTGCGAAATCGATCTTGCTGTCGGTGACTATTCCGCCGCGTTCCATGCTGCCCTGCGCGCAGCGACATCGGCCTGCAGGTTCGACCAGAACAGCGGGATGTCGTAAACGTGGTAGTTATTGCCGGGCAGGACGTAATTGCCCATTTCCGGCGGTTCGCCGATCAGCAGGATGCCGCGGTCGTCGCACCGTGCGGGCGCCGCGCCGGGCACCAGCTTGCCGTTCGAAAGATCGC from Altererythrobacter epoxidivorans encodes the following:
- the ruvX gene encoding Holliday junction resolvase RuvX; protein product: MERGGIVTDSKIDFAERLPDGGALLGIDLGTKTVGIATCDAGWRFATAGKTIARGKWGRDREVLGKLIEERSLAGVVIGLPRNMDGSEGPRCQASRAYARNLAEAFVLPVLLWDERWSTQSAEAAMIGQDMSRAKRAEKIDSHAAAVILQGAIDALAGSAF